From Mus pahari chromosome 20, PAHARI_EIJ_v1.1, whole genome shotgun sequence, the proteins below share one genomic window:
- the Tmem170a gene encoding transmembrane protein 170A isoform X1, producing the protein MEREGSGGGGGSAGLLQQILSLKLVPRVGNGTLCPNSTSLCSFPEMWYGVFLWALMSSVFFHVPAGLLALFTLRQHKYGRFMSVSILLMGIVGPITAGILTSAAIAGVYRAAGKEMIPFEALTLGTGQTFCVVVVSFLRVLATL; encoded by the exons ATGGAGCGCGAGGGgagcggcggtggcggcggctcAGCCGGGCTCCTGCAGCAGATCCTCAGTCTGAAGCTCGTGCCGCGGGTGGGCAACGGGACCCTGTGCCCCAACTCCACTTCGCTCTGTTCCTTCCCAG AGATGTGGTATGGCGTGTTCCTGTGGGCACTGAtgtcttctgtgttctttcaTGTCCCTGCTGGACTGCTGGCCCTCTTCACCCTCAGACAGCACAAATATGGTAGGTTCATGTCTGTAAGCATCCTGTTGATGGGCATCGTGGGACCAATTACTGCTGGAATCTTGACAA GTGCAGCAATTGCTGGGGTCTACCGAGCGGCAGGGAAGGAGATGATCCCCTTTGAAGCCCTCACCCTGGGCACTGGGCAGACGTTCTGCGTAGTGGTAGTCTCTTTTTTACGGGTTTTAGCTACTCTATAG
- the Tmem170a gene encoding transmembrane protein 170A isoform X2, with translation MEREGSGGGGGSAGLLQQILSLKLVPRVGNGTLCPNSTSLCSFPEMWYGVFLWALMSSVFFHVPAGLLALFTLRQHKYGAAIAGVYRAAGKEMIPFEALTLGTGQTFCVVVVSFLRVLATL, from the exons ATGGAGCGCGAGGGgagcggcggtggcggcggctcAGCCGGGCTCCTGCAGCAGATCCTCAGTCTGAAGCTCGTGCCGCGGGTGGGCAACGGGACCCTGTGCCCCAACTCCACTTCGCTCTGTTCCTTCCCAG AGATGTGGTATGGCGTGTTCCTGTGGGCACTGAtgtcttctgtgttctttcaTGTCCCTGCTGGACTGCTGGCCCTCTTCACCCTCAGACAGCACAAATATG GTGCAGCAATTGCTGGGGTCTACCGAGCGGCAGGGAAGGAGATGATCCCCTTTGAAGCCCTCACCCTGGGCACTGGGCAGACGTTCTGCGTAGTGGTAGTCTCTTTTTTACGGGTTTTAGCTACTCTATAG